From one Dyella sp. 2HG41-7 genomic stretch:
- a CDS encoding acetyl-CoA C-acyltransferase — protein MTKQVQDAYIVAATRTPVGKAPRGVFRNTRPDDMLAHVIRAVMAQAPGIDPHRIGDVIIGCAMPEAEQGMNVARIGLLLAGLPDTVPGVTVNRFCSSGLQSVAMAADRIRLGEAELMIAGGTESMSMVPMMGHKVAMNPGIFDNEHIGIAYGMGITAENVAKQWKISREAQDTFAAQSHERALAAIKAGEFKSEITPYQLDDHYPDLATRGIVTDSRLIDTDEGPRAGSTPEVLGKLKTVFRNGQFGGSVTAGNSSQTSDGAGAILLASEQAIKDYNLTPLARFVGYSVAGVRPDIMGIGPKEAIPKALKLTGITQDQLDWIELNEAFAAQALAVIGDLGLDTAKVNPLGGAIALGHPLGATGSVRVATLVHGLRRRKQKYGMVTMCIGTGMGAAGIFEAL, from the coding sequence ATGACCAAGCAAGTGCAAGACGCCTACATCGTCGCCGCCACCCGCACGCCGGTCGGCAAGGCGCCGCGCGGCGTATTCCGCAACACGCGTCCCGACGACATGCTCGCGCACGTAATCCGTGCCGTGATGGCGCAAGCGCCGGGCATCGATCCGCATCGCATCGGCGATGTCATCATCGGCTGCGCCATGCCCGAAGCCGAGCAAGGCATGAACGTGGCGCGCATCGGCCTACTGCTCGCCGGCCTGCCCGACACGGTGCCCGGCGTCACCGTCAATCGTTTCTGTTCGTCCGGCCTGCAATCGGTGGCGATGGCGGCCGACCGCATTCGCCTGGGTGAGGCCGAATTGATGATCGCCGGCGGCACCGAGAGCATGAGCATGGTGCCGATGATGGGTCACAAAGTGGCCATGAATCCGGGCATCTTCGACAACGAGCACATCGGCATCGCTTACGGCATGGGCATCACGGCCGAAAACGTGGCCAAGCAGTGGAAGATTTCCCGCGAAGCGCAAGATACGTTCGCCGCGCAAAGCCATGAACGCGCTCTCGCCGCGATCAAAGCGGGCGAGTTCAAGAGTGAAATCACGCCGTATCAGCTCGACGATCACTACCCCGACCTCGCCACGCGCGGCATCGTCACCGACAGCCGCCTGATCGACACCGACGAAGGTCCGCGCGCCGGCAGCACGCCCGAAGTGCTCGGCAAGCTGAAGACAGTGTTCCGTAACGGCCAGTTTGGCGGCTCGGTGACGGCAGGCAATTCGTCGCAAACCTCCGATGGCGCCGGCGCGATCCTCCTTGCCAGCGAACAAGCGATCAAGGACTACAACCTCACCCCGCTAGCGCGCTTCGTCGGCTACTCCGTAGCGGGCGTGCGCCCGGACATCATGGGCATCGGTCCCAAGGAAGCGATTCCGAAAGCGCTCAAGCTCACCGGCATCACGCAGGATCAGCTCGATTGGATCGAACTGAACGAAGCGTTTGCCGCACAGGCGCTCGCCGTAATCGGCGACCTTGGCCTAGATACCGCCAAGGTGAATCCGCTCGGCGGCGCCATCGCGCTCGGCCATCCACTCGGAGCGACCGGCTCCGTGCGCGTGGCGACCCTGGTGCACGGCCTGCGTCGCCGCAAACAGAAATATGGCATGGTGACCATGTGCATCGGCACCGGCATGGGCGCAGCCGGTATTTTCGAAGCGCTCTGA